Proteins encoded together in one Marinithermus hydrothermalis DSM 14884 window:
- a CDS encoding acylphosphatase, with product MQRRVVVLIRGRVQGVGFRAFAQKKALELGLSGYAENLSDGRVEVVAEGEEALLEQFLAFLQQGPRLSRVEGVEVQWSEPSGLRGFYVY from the coding sequence ATGCAGCGTCGAGTCGTCGTGTTGATTCGTGGACGGGTGCAAGGCGTGGGGTTTCGTGCGTTTGCTCAGAAGAAAGCATTGGAGTTAGGGCTGAGCGGGTACGCGGAAAACCTCAGCGATGGTCGGGTAGAGGTAGTGGCTGAGGGGGAGGAGGCGCTTCTAGAGCAGTTTTTGGCGTTTCTGCAGCAGGGGCCGCGCTTGAGCCGGGTTGAGGGAGTTGAGGTGCAGTGGAGCGAACCGAGCGGTCTACGGGGGTTTTACGTGTATTAA
- the ruvA gene encoding Holliday junction branch migration protein RuvA, giving the protein MIRFLQGRLVDKREDRAVILTGGIGFEVWCPTPTLETLREGEEVALHTRLVVREDGFTLYGFHDPVYLELFDLLTSVSGVGPRVALGMLAALPPSLLGRAVAEGDAKALTAAPGVGKRLAERIVLELRHKIPAHLTAGGGAHRANPNAHEAIEALAALGFREAQVRTVVGTLAAQDPEAPVEELIRRALRQLR; this is encoded by the coding sequence GTGATTCGCTTCCTTCAAGGCCGACTCGTGGATAAGCGCGAGGACCGCGCGGTCATCCTCACCGGGGGGATCGGGTTCGAGGTGTGGTGCCCCACCCCGACGCTCGAAACCCTGCGCGAGGGGGAGGAGGTCGCGCTCCACACGCGGCTCGTGGTGCGCGAGGACGGGTTCACGCTGTACGGGTTTCATGACCCCGTTTACCTCGAGCTCTTCGACCTCCTGACCTCGGTCTCAGGGGTCGGCCCGCGCGTGGCCCTCGGGATGCTCGCGGCCCTCCCCCCCAGCCTTCTCGGCCGCGCGGTCGCGGAAGGGGACGCAAAAGCCCTCACCGCAGCCCCTGGGGTGGGGAAACGCCTCGCGGAACGGATCGTGCTCGAGCTGCGGCACAAGATCCCCGCGCACCTCACCGCCGGTGGGGGCGCGCACCGCGCGAACCCGAACGCGCACGAGGCGATCGAGGCCCTCGCCGCCCTGGGGTTCCGCGAGGCGCAGGTCCGCACGGTAGTAGGTACCCTCGCGGCACAAGACCCGGAAGCGCCGGTAGAGGAGTTGATTCGCCGGGCGTTGCGCCAGCTGCGCTAA
- the thyX gene encoding FAD-dependent thymidylate synthase produces MAHLTTPEAESILDTPIPVLDKGFVRLVDYMGSDQRIVQAARVSYGAGTKTVREDAALIDYLMRHRHTSPFEMVEFTFHIKAPIFVARQWFRHRTASINEVSARYSVMPDEFYTPAPDALRAQSSKNKQVGEGPLPPEVAQTASQTIAQAQERAYQTYQALLEQGVARELAREVLPVGLYTEFYWKQDLHNLFHFLKLRLDWHAQHEIRAYAKAIAGIVQRVVPLAYAAFEEHLLGGALLSRTELAALRNLIDPEAYRQALEAQGLKPSRVREALEKIFGETE; encoded by the coding sequence ATGGCGCACCTCACCACCCCCGAAGCGGAATCCATCCTGGACACCCCCATCCCCGTACTCGACAAAGGCTTCGTGCGGCTGGTGGACTACATGGGCTCCGACCAACGCATCGTCCAAGCCGCCCGGGTCTCCTACGGCGCCGGAACCAAGACCGTACGCGAAGACGCCGCCCTCATCGACTACCTCATGCGCCACCGGCACACCAGCCCCTTCGAGATGGTGGAGTTCACCTTCCACATCAAGGCCCCCATCTTCGTGGCGCGCCAATGGTTCCGGCACCGCACCGCCTCCATTAACGAGGTCAGCGCCCGCTACTCCGTCATGCCGGACGAGTTCTACACCCCCGCCCCCGACGCGCTCCGCGCGCAGAGCTCCAAGAACAAACAGGTCGGCGAAGGCCCCCTCCCCCCCGAGGTCGCTCAAACAGCCAGTCAAACCATCGCCCAGGCCCAAGAACGCGCCTACCAGACCTACCAGGCGCTCCTCGAGCAAGGCGTGGCCCGCGAGCTCGCCCGCGAGGTCCTCCCCGTGGGGCTATACACCGAGTTCTACTGGAAGCAGGACCTCCACAACCTCTTCCACTTCCTCAAACTCCGGCTCGACTGGCACGCCCAACACGAAATCCGCGCCTACGCCAAAGCGATCGCTGGGATCGTGCAGCGGGTCGTGCCCCTCGCCTACGCCGCCTTCGAAGAACACCTCCTGGGCGGCGCCCTCCTCAGCCGCACCGAGCTCGCCGCCCTCCGAAACCTGATCGACCCCGAAGCGTACCGCCAAGCCCTCGAGGCCCAAGGCCTGAAACCTAGCCGGGTGCGCGAAGCGCTGGAAAAGATCTTTGGCGAAACCGAGTAA
- the pheA gene encoding prephenate dehydratase: protein MTRVAYQGAEGAFSEAAALTAYPDAETVGYATFHEVFEAVAGGAVHCGVVPVENSLAGSINQTYDLLLEHDLHVVGEVILRVQHCLVAPKGTRIEEVRRVISHPQALAQCDGFLARYHLEGVPVYDTAGAARQLAQHPEPGVAAIASRRAAERYGLEVLAEGIEDFEFNYTRFFVLATQERPRGEGPHKTSVVFALRQRLGHSPGGLLEVLQGFAEHRVNLTKLESRPRRDRPWSYVFYVDFEGHVEDPAPAQALLALLRRASFVKVLGSYPMAPNGA, encoded by the coding sequence ATGACACGCGTGGCGTACCAGGGGGCGGAAGGTGCGTTCAGCGAAGCTGCGGCCCTCACGGCGTACCCCGACGCGGAAACGGTAGGGTACGCCACCTTCCACGAGGTCTTCGAGGCGGTCGCGGGGGGCGCGGTGCACTGCGGCGTGGTTCCGGTCGAGAACTCCTTGGCCGGGAGCATCAACCAAACCTACGACCTCCTCCTCGAGCACGACCTGCACGTGGTGGGCGAGGTGATCCTCCGGGTCCAGCACTGCCTGGTCGCTCCCAAAGGCACCCGGATCGAGGAGGTCCGGCGCGTCATCAGCCACCCCCAGGCCCTCGCGCAGTGCGACGGCTTCCTCGCGCGCTACCACCTGGAAGGCGTGCCAGTATACGACACGGCGGGGGCCGCCCGGCAACTCGCCCAGCACCCCGAGCCGGGCGTGGCGGCGATCGCCTCGCGCCGGGCAGCCGAACGTTATGGCCTTGAGGTCCTCGCGGAAGGCATCGAGGACTTCGAGTTCAACTACACGCGTTTTTTCGTGCTCGCCACGCAGGAACGGCCTCGGGGGGAGGGGCCGCACAAGACCAGCGTGGTCTTCGCGCTGCGCCAGCGGCTCGGGCACAGCCCCGGGGGGTTGTTGGAGGTATTGCAGGGGTTCGCGGAGCACCGCGTGAACCTGACCAAGCTCGAGTCCCGCCCCCGAAGGGACCGGCCCTGGAGCTACGTGTTCTACGTGGATTTCGAGGGGCACGTGGAGGACCCCGCCCCGGCCCAGGCCCTGTTGGCCTTGTTGCGGCGGGCGTCGTTCGTGAAGGTCCTGGGGTCGTACCCCATGGCCCCGAACGGCGCGTGA